The Actinomyces faecalis genome includes the window CAAAGAGCACGGTTCCGTAGCCGGTGGCCTCGGTACGCACCAGGGAGCCGCCCCAGGCCAGGCCCTTGCCGGTCAGGACCCCGGCGTCGTAGGAGTTACGCAGGCGCTTGTACTGGCCGAACATGTAGCCGATCTCTCGGCCGCCCACGCCGATGTCGCCGGCGGGAACGTCCGTGCTCGGGCCGATGTGGCGAGAGAGCTCGGTCATGAAGGACTGGCAGAAGCGCATGACCTCGGCGTCGGACCTGCCGTGCGGGTCGAAGTCGCTTCCGCCCTTGCCTCCGCCGATGCCCTGGTTGGTCAGCGAGTTCTTGAAGATCTGCTCAAAGCCCAGGAACTTGATGATGCCGGCGTTGACCGACGGGTGGAACCGCAGCCCGCCCTTGTAGGGGCCCAGCGCGGAGTTGAACTCGATGCGGAAGCCGCGGTTGACGTGGACCTGACCTGCGTCGTCGACCCACGGGACGCGGAACATGATCTGGCGCTCAGGCTCGACGATGCGCTCCAGGATCGCGTTCTCGGCGTAGTGGGGGTGCTTGGCGATGACGGGGTCCAGCGACTCCAGCACCTCGCGGACGGCCTGGTGGAACTCGGCCTCTCCACGGTTGCGGGCCACGACCTGCTCGTAGACCTTCTCGACAACGTCCTGCATGGTGGGACTCCTTCGGTCGGCGTGTGCGGCACCGGGAGAGCACGTCGTCGGGCGAGCGGCTTCCCGCGCCGCTCATATCCTCACACCCGGCCGGAAACTGAGATGAAACATCTCAGCCAATGGCCTATATCGCGCTCAGAGCCCGGCGACGTCGGTCACGGACGAGCGCCGACCTTAAGCACCCCTTGGGTGACGAGCTGATGAGCTGCCTGCGCCACGAGCGCCCATGAATCGGGATGGTCACCCATCACCGACAGAACCCGGTCATGCGCCTGCGCGAGACTCATCGGCTCGTCAAGCGCCAGCCACACCGCAGCGCCTGGGCCGCCCAGGGTCACCGGCGTGCGGCCATAGAGCAAGATGACACTTCCCTCGGACTCCACGGCGTCATCCCAGCAGGCACGCCTCAGGACCTCGTCAGGGGCGAGGACAGGGCGGTTGCAGACGTCCAGCGAGCCGCCCTCCTGCGGTCCATCCGCCGGAGGGTGAGGAGCTGGAATATGCTTCCAGGGCACCGTATGGGCCTGGCTCTGTTGCGCGAGGGCCACAAGCATCTGCCCGCACGCAGCCTGGTCACTGAAACGCAGCAGCCACGGTCCTCCCGCCAAGGTCAGCGACCGGCTCAGCACCCGAAGGGGCTCATCCAGCTGGTAGACGGACGAGCTCTGGGCGACGGCCAGCTCCAGCGCCTGAGCGAGGGTGATCGGGACCAGCTCGTTTCCCTCAGCCACCCGCTCAGCCACGACAAGGGCAGCGAGGCGGCAGGCCGTGTCCGGACGGACGGGCGTCAGCCCGAGCTCCGCCGGCGCGTGATCGGCCTTGTGCCTAGCGAGGACGAGCGCTTTCTCCGGCTCCTCGTTGACGACGGACAACGGCTTGGGGTAGGAGATAACGCTCAGGTCCCCGGGACGGATCGCCAGGGTCTCATCCGTGACGTAGCCGAAGCCGTCGACCAGCCGCTTGCAGAACGTCGTCTTGCCCGTGCCCGAGGCGGCGATGATGCCGACGACGGCAAGCGGGACGGCGCCCTCCTCCTCTGCGGGGACAGGCAGTGGCGCAAGCCCTGCCGCGTGGAACATCAGCAGCTCACCGGCGGCGTGACGGATGGCGTAGGCGGTCAGGTGCTGGGAGACGGTGTAGGTGTGGTCGAGGCCCAGATCACCTAGTACGAGGTCCTCCACGCCGGCCTCGTCAGAGCACCCGGGCGGGAGGAGACGAATAACGTCCTGCGGGGCCTCGCCGTCGTCAGCCGCCAGGCAGTCCTGCCACACGTGCTCAAGACGGCGCACGGCAGCTGGAGGGACACGGCTGGTATCGACGCCTACGCGTCTGCCTAGCAGGAGGAGCTGCACAACATGGACCTGACATAGGGGAATAGGAACCAGTGGCGATGGTAGCGTGGCCGCACCCAGTTGAGCCATTGCGCGCCCATCCGGGTGCCTCCCGGTGCACGCGCGAACCAGGAGGGGATCCACATCTCCATCGGGGCACAGCGCCCCTCGGCGAAAAAGGTGGTCGAATGGCGGGTCATCACTCCACGAACGCCAGCCAGTCACGCTCGGGCCGCAGCGGTCGGAGGTCCCGTCGCCGCGTTCCCACTGGACCGGCCGTGCCCGTGACCACAAGCGAGGAGTACCTGGAGGGCCTTGACTCCGTGACGGATCTTTTTGAGGGGATGGCACCGGAGAAGATTGACGAGGAGCCTCCGCGACGGCGCCGGAGACGTAAGAAGGCAGCCTGGTACAAGCGGCACAAGGCCCTCACGGTGGTCCTGGTCCTGTTCCTCGTCATGACGGCAGGGCTCGCCGGAGGAGCATTGTGGCTCCGGAACGCCCTGGGGGAAATCGGCTCCCTTGGAGACCCATTCGCACAGCTGCCCTCCCGCGCCCCTTATGCCACCTCCACCGCGAGCAAGGATCCCGTGACCTTCCTCGTTCTCGGGTCCGACTCCCGAATTGACACCGCTGACCCAGCACAGTGGGAGGTCGGCGCCCAGCGCACAGACACCATCATGCTCGTACAGATCGCCGGAGACCGTCGCAGCGTCAACGTCATGTCGATTCCGCGAGACTCCTGGGTCACCATCCCCGCCAACGAGGTTGTCAGCCACGAGTCACGAGCGAAGATCAATGCCGCCTACTCCTGGGGCGGCCCGACCCTGCTCATCCAGACCATTGAGAACAACACAGGGATCCACATCGATCACTTCGCCATCACCAACTTCGAGTCGTTCAAGAAGCTGACTGACGATCTTGGCGGCGTCGAGATCGCCCTGACCCAGCCGTTGGACCTGCGAGGAATCCAGGACGCCGCCACCTCCAACAACGTCCTTGAGCCAGGAACTCATACCCTCACGGGCGAGCAGGCGCTGATATACGCCCGTGAGCGCTACACGCTGCCCAACGGCGACTTTGACCGCATCAAGCGGCAACAGAACTGGATGCGAGCCATGCTCAAAGCGACGATCAGCAAGAACACTTTGACCAACCCGTCCAAGCTGGCCAGCCTCGTGTCCACCATCAAGGACACGATGGCCACTGACAAGGCCCTGACGGCCTCACAGATCACGTCATTGGCAGCCTCGCTCAAGGACGTCCGTGCCGATGACGTCAGCTTCTTCCAGGCGCCAGTAACAGGAACGAGCATGTCAGAGGACGGCCAGTCGATCGTGCTCCTGGACCTTCCGGCCCTGGCCGAGGTTGCGCAGGCCTTCCAGGAGGATGTGCTGACGGACTACGTCGCGAAGAACGCTGACAGGCTCAACATGCTCGGGGCCTCAGTGAGCTAGCTGTCAGTCCCTCGGCAGCTCGTCACCTGACGTGTAGGACACGCGAAGGCGGGATGTGCCTGAGCCAGCCGCTCAGGCACATCCCGCCTTCCGTTGCACTTGACGAGGTTCACCCCCGGTTCCCGTGCTTACTGGTTCCGCAAGCTACGTCGCGTGGGTCGGTTGGGGGCATCGGCGGAAACCCACTGCGTCACCGGGACCTGGGGAGGCAGAGCATCCTCGGCCTCGTCAGCCTGAGCAGGGTGGGCAGCGTGACGACGCGAGGCCCGGCGGGCGGAAGAGTCCGGCTCAGCCGCACCGTCAGGGACGGACAGCGGTGCGCTAGGAAGATCCGTCTGCTCCTCCACCACCATCTCGCCGAACCCTGCGCTGCGACGCTTCTTTCGTCGTGGGAAGATCCCGAGAATCTTGCCCTTGTCACTGCCGTAGTAGTAGTAACTGTGGCCGTAGTTGCCGTAGCCGTAGCCGTAGTAGGCACTGCCGATCTGCCGCTTTGATGCGCGGTTGAGCACGACGCCAAGCAACCGGGCATCGACCTGCCTCAGCACCTTGGCACACAG containing:
- a CDS encoding LCP family protein, whose product is MTTSEEYLEGLDSVTDLFEGMAPEKIDEEPPRRRRRRKKAAWYKRHKALTVVLVLFLVMTAGLAGGALWLRNALGEIGSLGDPFAQLPSRAPYATSTASKDPVTFLVLGSDSRIDTADPAQWEVGAQRTDTIMLVQIAGDRRSVNVMSIPRDSWVTIPANEVVSHESRAKINAAYSWGGPTLLIQTIENNTGIHIDHFAITNFESFKKLTDDLGGVEIALTQPLDLRGIQDAATSNNVLEPGTHTLTGEQALIYARERYTLPNGDFDRIKRQQNWMRAMLKATISKNTLTNPSKLASLVSTIKDTMATDKALTASQITSLAASLKDVRADDVSFFQAPVTGTSMSEDGQSIVLLDLPALAEVAQAFQEDVLTDYVAKNADRLNMLGASVS